tatTACTCTCACGCAGTATTGGACAGATTTAAGCCGGTACTACCGGCTAATTTTTCAGTACACATTTTTACGTAATTATctgcagaaaattacattttccaactcagaaaaatctattgagtccaaatattatatttaaattttctaattaacattctaaatttttgaacctattctagacaattaaattattttaattaaacagTTAATTAATTGCGATTCTTACAATtggattaataataaaaaaacaaacaacaaTTAGTGAACAATAGTAAAATAATTCCTTCATAGTGATATTATTTATAGAGATGGaagaaaaaattcatattaatatAGTAAATCTTGCTTGGATTACTTTAATGGTTGTTttcacatttttcttttctcttagtATGGGGAGGAAGTGGACTTCAAAAGTACGACTAATTGGGGTAGGAGATCCAGCTATATCAATTGTTTTCTAACTGGGTTATTAAATTTTTCTATTGAATATTCTTTATTTCATTTCCTTTTAATTAATACCATACCAATTCTTTTAATTCAAATATATCCACATTTCGTAAGTCTATTTTATTTGAGTGGTGTAATGTAATCAATGCATAATACAAACAAAATAATCTATCAATTatccaatagtaaaatttattaaaatttctaTTTGGATAAATTGGCTCTTACCaaagttatatataaaaaatgagtaACTGTAAACTCCCCCCCCCTTAAcacctctttttccttttttccccttttttcaaACGAATTCATCTTTCGAACCATATCTCATCCCGTATGTGATGAAATAGGATGAATTGAGACAGTATTTTGTAAATACGTAATTATCTTGAATATATCAACCATTTATTTACTTTTCGATTATccgaaaagaacaaaaaaaacatCTTGTTCTTTTTCAACAATTTCTGATATCTAGTAGACTTCTCAGTAGGATTCGAACCCAGATGCagttttaagaaaaaaaagaacaataGGCTCTTATAGAATTGCCAAAAAATTCTTCGATTTCTTCTGAAAGCAGATGATTATTCATCTGCTTCTCACATTCTATGAATAGTCGACACATTGAAGAATATCCAAAGAGACATTTAGAGAATCGCTTTGATTCTATTTATGTTCGTTCCGTTTGAAGAAAGGAAGAATCCAAACAAAGAATCaatctttcttttagttgtatcTCTTTGATTGGTCAATGTATGATATTCCAAACCCTCGTTTCTAATGAAATTTCTGGATTGATCAAAAGATCCTTTTAATTGGCTAAAATCCGTTTGAATGAAACTAGATCTCGTGAAATCATATTGACTATTTGATGATACATTCCATACCTTGCTAAAATATCAATCTTTGTTTACCAACCACACATTATCTAATCAAATCCAATTTTCTCTCGATATGCTCCTCAAAATCCGATTCGCGCGAATTCTTCCCCCAACTAGCGAAGAGATCTTGGCAGAGTTGCCACGTGAAATTGAGCACCATTTTGCAAAAAAAATAGCCCGCTTATTTCTCAAAAAGAAATGGAAAACATGCTCAATATCATTTGATTGAGCACCCGTGTAACGTCGCCCTATATTCCAATTCCACGACAGACAATCGATGTGTATCAATGATGTCAAAAGGGCGGTAATAGTATTTGGGGGAGCACAGGAATTGCATAAATACTCCCGGTAGAGTAAATTTTATTTGTCTGTTCTCCAGAGGTTACTGTAGAATTTATAAATATAACAACAAATTGTAACAACAACAAAGGGGAGGGGGGAAAACGATCGGTGTACAAATCAACGAGGGAAAAAAAAACTGTTTTCTagaaggaaacaaaaaaaaaaggctatGCATTACCCAAGTTACCTCAGTTACAGATGCCTCGAGTCTTCTGCTGCCTAACTTTGCAGGACACTGGACCAAGAAGATCGCGGCGTGCCTTTTGTTTTCATTAAAAGAGTTGGTTTGATATTTACTTCATAATCTTCCAACTGCAAGCTCAAGGAATCGCTGTCGCACAATGTTAGCGCTAATGATTGACCAACAGTTTTTGTATAGTCATCCTGAAGGCTGATGTAGTCAGTAAGTTCTCCTTCAAGATCATCACTCAGATCACGTTGCCCTGGAATAACTACGATTCCAGCTTCAGAAACATTAATCGGAACAGAAGCAAAGTAACGCCCTCTGCTGTTACTATTACTCTGATCTCCAgatctcttccttttctttcccttttgtTTTTCGGGATGATGAAGCTTGCATCTGGTTCCTTTCGTACAGGTGCCCGTTGCTTGAAAAGTAGGACAGATACAACTGTGCTTCTTCCTACACTGATCATACATGAGCAAGCGAGTATTAGTCTCCGGTCATTTATGCACACAAATTTTTCGAAGAACAGTCAGCAGAGCCTAGAGTACAGAAaagattataattaaataaacaagaTTACACTTAGCAGTATTACTCCATTAGGATTAGCAATCCAACACAAACAGTGCAACAGGCTGCAACTGACTAGTCAATATGAAATTCTACTCAATGAACCCAAGTTGACATTAGAACCCTATGGCCTATACCCTACATAAATACAATGAACCACCGGATCATATCCATATTCTGCTAGTTGAAATGGAAATTCATACGCAAAGAAATGGATATTCTAGCAAAATGAGGAACAAATTAAATATTCAATATTatccagaaaacaaaattaattatgttGGTTAATACCTCATTCCCATCAGCACAATAACCCTTGAGAAATCCTTCACAAACAGAAGCCTTAGGGTTCACATTGACATGTCTATATGGGCAATTTCGGTTTGTGCATAAGCCTGCCATGAAAGTCGTCAGAATTATAACTTCCTTTGGAAGGAAAAAGACGAATTATATCAAAGATTACTTTCTAATAACCTTGCAGAAAATAAGAACAATCTGGCATTCTCTCTGGTATAACCTGCACAAGTGATTAACTTCAGTTTAGAGACAGGAGTAAATGCAGTAGATAACATTCAATGTCTTGGACTTGCTGCTATAACAAAACCTTATGAGTCAATTTGCAGCTGGGAGTAGAACATAAACCATTCAGGAACTTAGTACAGACAGCAATTTTTGAGGGATCATGAACATAAGGGCATTTCCCACCCTCCTTGTTACATTTCCCAAATCTTGTAAAAAACTGACAATACTTCTGCTTTCGAGCCAACCGTTGCCTGGCAGTATGCAAGCTCCATCTAACTTTTTCATTTGCCAATTTTCGAGTTCGTTTTTTTGGGTCTCTGATAAGCTGATTACCATTTCCAATTCGGACATATCTGTGAAAATTGATTCAGCATAGCAAGATCAATAACACTGCAGGACTTGGCATTATACAAATATTTTCCCTTTGGCTGCTTTTAAGCTAAGACAACCAACACTGACGAAATTCAAAATACTATAGGTATAAAAGCCAGTGCATAATAAGAGGGAACATACTCATCATTTCCAATCACCAATCTCCTAGGAATGTAAGCTCTTTTCACAACCAAGCCCGAATCAGCAGTGGCAGACGACAGGGATTCATCATCTACAAAAAGAATTGTAAGTGAAACATTGTAAGACCAAGTAATAGGATCTATTAACTGCTAGAGAAAAACAGCAGACTTATCCACAGAATATAATGACAAAAGAATGGGAAGCTGAACAGAAATGGAAGAACATTCATAATGGTCAATCCCATATTGGAAACAAAAGAAAGCTTAATGATTCCACACCTCACATTGCATAAACAAGAAATCAACTACAAACAAACTAAATGGTGTGGAGTATTTTACATAAGATAAgcaataaaaaaattgagaacaTTTCAAGAATATACAGGCAGGGCATATGTACACAGCCATGACAACATATGGGGTGAGTAATTCCAAattttgaacccatgaccaacaAGTCACAAGGCATCAAGGCTTATATGTTTGGATTTTTCTTTCTGCACCTTTACCATCATAtagacattaaaataaaaaaagggtaGCCCAGTGCACAAGCATTCCACATTAACGGAGGGTCCAGAAAAGGGTCATACCCAAAGGGTATAATGTACACAGCCTAACCTGTTAATTACATCAGTGGCTGTTTACACGGATTGAACCCGTGACCTTAAGGTCACACAGAGATAACACAACCATTGCTCCAAGGCTCCACTTCTATAGTATAGACATTAAGTTAATCAAAATGAGTCATAATGCTAACAGGTAATTCACTGCAAATGTTCAACTAGGGAACACATCTTTGGGAGAGGAAATAGGTCAGAGTCTTTTAGACATGCCTCGCCTATAATGCTATTTCAAAGGCTATTCATTATTGAAGTTGAAAAGAAACTAGCAAGCATTGCTTAGCTGAtgcaattaaattttttgttctaaGGAGCATCCATCATCCTTTCATTCAGTTCTTAATCTATCCCACAATGTTTTTTCATTGTGCTTAGAAGAATCTTGAAAACTGTCATACCACAATTTGTCCTTCAGCAGTCTGAGGCACCGTATTTCCAAATTACGGTTTTCATCATTCATGGCTTCAACAAAAGCCAGACAGCTTAAATATGATTCTTGGTCCCTATAAATATAGGTCATTTTGATTTTAATCTCTCTTTCcacttctctctttctttttttgtgcTTTTAGTCTTCATCATTAATAGCTTCGATCATTATATTTCATTAAAAAATGATTTTAGTTTGTACAAATATAATAAGTGACCTATAAATATCCCTGCAAATGCTTCATTGAGCCTAGGGGCGTATCATGTTTTTGGTGGACTGAAAAGTATGAAAGGACACACAAGGTTCAAGTAAAATGGTTCTCACAGAAATCCTGACCACCTGAAATCCTCTGAAGTGTGCGCCTGGAAGGATCCATTTTGTAGCGAACTGAACCAATACGGAATATACGTTCTACAAAATCAACCCATTACTTTCAGCCAGTaaggaaaaacaaagataaaTAGAACACAGAGCATAAATAAGCTTTAATAGCACGTTAAACAAATAGTCTGCAGCTTTATGATATGACAAACTCTCATGGAAAGAATGTTTCCTACTATTTGCATGGGAACCAACGCAAGCTGCACCTTTTTGCTCTCTCTTTTTCCTCTCTACTGCAGCAACAGCAAGTGTGGCCTCCTAAAATGATGATGAGAAACTGTTAAGTTCACTGACTAAGAAAGATCTATTTGCATAAAGTAAAATATACCAAAAGCCAAACTAACCTCATTAGCTTGCTTTGAGTTCTTCTCAATGGATTTGGACCATTTTAAACTAGACCCACCAACACTTAATACCTTGGATTTCCAAAGAGAAAACCCACGGGTTGACCTAGTGTAAACAGTATCCATCTTTCTGAAATGAAGCATTTTCTTactaaaataaaacagaaatcaAAAGTTTGCAATTTTGGGCTGCTGGTTGCACACAACCCAAAGCAGGAGAAACAAAGCAAACATAAATGAAGGAGTATCAAATGCTGAGTACCTAACTGCTGATAAGAAGGTACTATTGGAACATGAAGCAGAATTATGAATGACGCTTCTTAAATATGTTGGTCTTTTCCATGGAAATAACTGAGGCAAAACCCTTTGAGAATGCCATGAATTATGGCCATTTTTAGGTGACTTTTTGCCACATAATGTCCAGACTAATGAGGCTCTTAAAGATTTGAATGATCTCCCAGCAACTGAAAAGGATAAAGTTAAGTCTCAGCTCTAACCATGAATAAAGGGAAATAAAGCTATTATATGGAATAGCACCAACAGCTCAAAATTCCTCAGCCAACAGTGAGTCACAGCAAGGGCTGGGAATGGAGAAATCACTCCACCATAAGCTCAAACGAATAGACTCAAGACATGCAGAGATATAACATAAACACAAGCAAAcaacgaaataaaataaaaagctcTAAAAGTTAGGCTCAGGACATATAGAAAATTGTGAAGCTGATATTGGAAGAAAATGCCATTTATGCATTCATATATAAACATATAAAAGAAGAGATGAACACAAACAGAATTCTTGTAAAACAAGGGACACATTTCTAGCAGGTACAAACTAATGGATAGATGCATATAGCAAGCAGTTCAGTGtacttttaaattattatattttaaacagcAAACAGTATTCAACTGAATACATGATATGCATCTACTGCAGCCCCAATCCAAAAGTTATATATTTCCCAACGATGGTATGAGATTCAAAAGAGCAAAAATTATATGGATATGAATTAGGCAAAATAATAAGTTCTCCACCTATACCTTTATGTAACTGCCTCTTACTAAGCTTTCTGTTGCAAAGCACCTTACAAGACCCCTGACCATCAGAATCTAGAGTGGCTTTCGGCACTGCAACAGTCTGGTTCATATTCCTAACTAACTGATTTTTGCACCTCTTGTAGTAGCCTTCAGAGAAGGCTGTTTGGGACTTCTCATCACGAGAATTTGAAGTCGCTACCAACTGATTTGTTTTGGGCTTTGTATATACAATTCTCTTGGTGCTGAAAGAAGAAATGTGTCCATCATTTGCTTCAACTTGGTTCTCCAGCTTACTCAGTGGACTACTTTGATTATCAGGAGTTTCGTACTGATTTGAATCATCTTTGGAAGAGTTTGGTGTATCATTGATATCTATCAGTTTTCTAGGATCTGATGCATTTTCATAGCAACCACTGGAAGGAGGTTCTACCAATGGGGAAGATATATTTTCCTCTGATAATGTGCCAATGGATAGTGAAGGTTTTCTCTGACTCTGCTGAGGGACCTCTGCTACTCCTGTTTTCAAGGTCAGTTGATCTGACACATCAATCCTGCTCCCAGATCTGGTACTCTTTGATAATTCATCTAAGCTCAAAGGTGACTTATTTACAGAAGAGATCTGAGTAAAAGAAACTGTAGTAGGCTGTCTTACAAGACTGTTACCTTTACGAATGTAAGAGGTATTCTGAAAGTTTCCTTTCCTATCTAGAATTTGCCTTTTGGGAAGAAATTTTCCTGGCGAAAGCTTGTTTCCAGGTAAAGAACCTTGAGAATTATTACCAGAACGTCGCCAAGTTCGAGGATTTGAGAGATGGGTTGAAGAGGCAGATGTCTTTGAATTTGACTTTGAAATGATGAACGAACGACCCTTTTGAGTTTTTGGCATGGCACCTCCAAGGGTATTTTTGCTCCCATTTTCTGAAAAATAAGAAACTGGACCATTATTTGAAACCTTGGAGTTGACTTGGGATGATTGTCGCATTAGATTCCTCTCAACTGGGTTACTATGCCCAGTTGCATTAGCTGACTTCATAATCTTATTAGTATGCTGTATTGGTGAAGTACAAGTAGGCAAATCAGAACCATGTTCAACTGCAGATATATCCCCACAATTGTTTTCATCTTGGATTGATGTACAATTTAAATTCCCTCTCTCAGGTGCTTCCGATATCCCTTGAGAACACACATCTGATGGTGCTTCAGGTGCATCCTCCTCCAAATCACCATCGGAAGGATGGGACACAATGCTCTGTTGATGAATTAAACTGTCCTTCATATCTCCCTTATTATATCCAGACGCCAAAATGTCAGTTTGCATTTGAGTGCCATTTTCTTTGCATTCACCATCCAACAATGGGAACTGAATGTCCAAGTCCTCACGAAGTGAATAAGATGCAAAATCTGAGTTCTTTAATTCAAAATGGTCAGAACTCATGGTTTCATTATTTGCATATCTAGCGTCACAAGAACCTCCAACAAAATTGTCAGACAATTTCCTACTATCCTCTGAACATGACAATGATTGTGCACTAAACAGAACATCCATGCTTGACAATGCAACTTCTTTTTCGGGTGCTTGTTTATCACTGAAAGAAACAGGAAAATCCGCACAAGATTTGGATACCACAACTGCATCACTCAACTCAGAGGTAGTCGTGACTTTGATCCCTTTAGATAATAGTGAAAGATAATTTGCATCATCAATCTCATTATCTCTAACACAAAGCTCAGCCTCTGAAAGCTCCTTTTTCCCATGTAAAGTAATGATCCCATTCAAGCACGATTCCAGGTTAGAACCTAAGCTTTGAACAGATTGATCCAAAACTTCTGAACAACATGCATCCTTCACCTTCACACTTGAGGCAGTATCCCAATCATTTGCATGGCTAACTGAATTTACAGGTTTTGGAGAAATTCCCTCCATCTTTGAGTGCAAAAACTTTGAATGAGTCCTAgcttttctctttttcatattGTTTATATCCCCTTCACCAAATCCAACAGAAAGATTAGAACTTGAAAATGGCTCTTCCTTGCCACAATTCTCAGAAGATATGGCAGCGTAACTGGGGGAAACATCCTTCACAGCATCATTAGTGATGTCAGAACACTGACCAGCGGTACCATCTTCTAAATTGACCAGTCCACTATAAGAACCCTGTGTCACAGCAATAGCATTTTGTATGCAATCTGTACCAGAGTGAATCTTAATTTTTCCTGAATTTGAAGGGGCAGACATTGCGCTGCTTGATGCAGGGTTGATCACGTCTGGATTTTCTTCCAAAATAGCATACTTGGTGATAATAGTAGGGACCATAAGTCCAAAACCAGATTCACCAGTAAGACCACATTCAGTAACTGTAAGCTTCTCTTTAGATCCTTTAAGATCACCAGAAATTAGGCCATAAACGCTACTAGCAGAGTTATATGTATTAGTGTGATCTGACTTACCAATATTGTCAGCTGAACTAAGAACGCTGTCATCTACTACATCTATAACAAACCCATTCTGTGGACATCTTACATTTGAATAATTCTCACATGATTGAGACTCTTGATTCTGACATAGCTGTTTAATATCACAACCCACATCATTGATTTTGGAAGTACTTCCATTTAATAATTCAGGAACCATGTTAGTATCTGGCATTCTACGCAAGTCATGGACAGAATTATTTGCATCTAAACACTCAGAATCAATCTTTTTAGCTTCACCAGTAGAAGCACAAGATTGAGAATTTGGAATGTTAAGGCCACTTTCAAACCTGGCGGCTCCTTTCTGAGTATCTGAATCTTCATCAGTTTCACATTCTCGTGACCTGGAATGTGGCCCCAAACTCAGCAGGGTTAGATCTCCATTTCTATCTTCAAGCAATTGATTCCGATCCTTTGATAAATTGTATGAACTATGGCCAGGCATTGACATCTTGTCTACAGTGATGTTTTTCTGCTCCAGACAAGGTTCAACTTTGTTGGGAACAGAGACAGATGAAGAACTAGGTATGACTCGATCAGGTTGCACACATCCATGAACCTTATTCACTGATCGTGAATTTGACATTGTAGATTTTGGATTTCCAACAACTTTCTTCACTACTCTCTTGACAACTTTTTTCTTCTTGACAACCCTTGGGGAGGACTTACCAGAGTGAATTTTGGTACTTCCACCTGCAACCTCATTTTTCACACTATCAGTCTCACGGGTGCAAGGTTGAGAACAAGGATTAACAACATTATTCTGTAAGCTTAAATCATTCACAGATCCAGAGCAGTCATTCACTTTGCATGATGAGCTATTCAAAGTTACAACATCCCTAGATACTTTTGCAGCTTCCAAACCAGAACAATCACTATCGGATACTGAaaccttttttctcttttctgaGGGAGTTAAATCAGCATCAGAGACAGAATTCATATTTGTATCAGTAACAACAGTCGAAGTCGAAGCGGTCACAATAGCCTTCGCAACCAGGGAATTTGATTCAAAAGAGATATCAAGTTCCACAGGACTtccttccctttcttcttgtTTCATCCCATGACCTACATGCCCACACTGCTCCTTGCCCCTGAAATCATTAGTGTTAGACTCAGCAGAATAACCAGCATTCCGTAATTGTTCAATCTCACGATTCCTATAACTTGGTTTTGCATTCTGGATCCTAAGAAGAGCACTCTTCTTTTGAACCTGTTTCTTTAGAGAAGGTCGCCATAATTCATGACCAAACTCCCTGTTGTTCCCTCTGCCACTATATCTACCCGATTCCCATCCATATTCCTCACGCGTCCCAACGCgaaaatcatcatcaacattcTTAGCAAAACCAATCTCGCCGGTCCCCAATTCGAACCGTGAATCAGGCAACTCCTTAGGTCCCCTCCTCTCATTCAACCACCTCTTGCCTTCGCCATGCCCATCTCTTCTTCCAACCCTGGGAATCTTATCCTCGAATTCCACACTATACCCGCGAACATACCCCCCGGGTTTCAAATCAATATTAATCTCCCTTGACATCGCCGGTGGCGCCCTGCCGAAGCCTCCGTTGGGCAAGTCGTGTCTGGGTGGCAAATCCCCAACGCCGCGGCGGTGGTAATTGTGGTAATTAGCATCATTACCGCTGCCGCAACCAAACTCCTCATCCTTCCTAGGGTTACCCTCATACTCATACtcaagtctccacctggagcgATCGGGATCGTATCGAATCTTTTCGGCCGGATATGCCGAGGGCGGCAGCGAGACCCCTTCACGGTGTTGGCGCAATTCACTGTCAAGATCAACGGGGGTATAATTCCTCGGAAGGAGACAGTCGGGAGCGATCCTACGGCCAGGGTTAGGGTCCCAGCGTGTTTCAGTGTCGAAACGAGGAAAATTGCGGCGGGGGAAAGGATCGCCCGGGAGGATTCGGCTGGCAATCCTGGGGGATTGGGAAAATGGCTGATTGTGGTTGTTGGAGATTGGGTGTTCTTCTTGGAAGGGACGATTAGGGTAGTTAGGGGAATTGAATTGGGGGAATTGGTTTTGATGGGATGGCGGGTGGTTGTTATTGGGGGCATAAGGAGGCGGAGGAGGAGGTGTGCGGATGGTGCGATAGCGGAGGGGTTGTGCTTGGGGAGGAGGGGCTGGCGGAGTGGGGAGGGACGGGGGCGGAGGGGGCGGCGGAGGGAGGTGGCTGTGGTTGTGATGAGGAGGGGGAGGGGCGTACCTAGTGTGGTTGGTGTTGTTGTCGTCGTTGTTGTGATCATGGtggctgtggtggtggtggtggacgTAGTGGGAGTGGTGTTGGTCCATGACAGTTGATAAAGGATGGTAGTGGTACTCTGCGACCAAGTGGGGGATTGGTGGCGGCGGAGATTGGATCGATATCACCCTGCGTGTGTTAGTTAACTTGCAAGGCTCTCCTTTGCTGGATCCAACAACGGCGTTTCCGTGATTTTTGTTTGGAATTGTCGCTCCGGCTGCTTCGGCTGCTTCAGAGTGAATAATTATACAGTAGCCCCACACATCTAAATCTTTTGgcaattaaattcaatgaaattGACTCAAATCTAACAAAACTTGATGTGCGTTCAAAATCAAGCCGTGTTTTTTTATTTCGTATTTTTCCCGTATGCCTCCTTCTATTAATGttactatttctattttttttctcttctttttcatatattattatagttatttttttttaatttttataatttttttgttttattttttaaaaaagaataaaacaaaaaatataaaagaatgaaataaataagaataaataaaaaaataaaagatgagataaaaaatgaaaaagatttttaaatggtacataatttataaaaaaaaaatagtactaaaattctttaataatagcacataatttttttattttgacaaaatatagaaatatttttttaattttgtacttttttatcttattattcttcttcgtttctttcttcttttcttttctcttttgctcttattttttcttttaagaacaTTATTTCTTATATTAGCCTTGAATGAACATGTCTATATCATATTATAATCTTATTTAGTTGAATAAATATAAGTTTACATTTATTGGAttgaatttttgttaaaaatataaatagtaccaaaatttgtttaaaataaatTGCATACTAAAAGAGCACGTTAACTCTATAAAATGAAATAAGATAGtaccaaaattacttaaaattgacactaaaaatttaataacacgacataaaaaatattaaatctttCTAAACAAAATTACACATTCAGTGAATTGAATGCTTatcttatatataaaataatacaaaaatctaaaaaataacactGAAATGTCTTCACTCTTGAAATTTTCAACTAAatgatgtgataaaattaaactcatttcatGAATACTTGAGTTACAGAttcacaaattttaataaaaaaaataagtgaaaGAATTTGTATATAATATCGCAAAATTAAGCATAACACAATAATTCTTCTTTTAAGAAAAGGATGACGTAtctgaaatataaaataatacaataattttttaattttgacaataaaattttattacaaaacacaaaaatttcttctttaatattgtatttttttttctttttattattcttctttcttgcttttttgtTGCTCTTAATTCGTCTTTTAGGAGCATTACTTCTTATATTAGATTTGAATGAACATGTCTGTACTGTATTGCAATcttatttagttgaatgaatgtaggttcacaCTTATTTGAGTTGAATTCTTGTTAgaaacaaaaataacaccaaaatatgTTGACTCTAATACCGAAATGTCTTTACTCCAATACTAAAATTTTCAACTAAATAATGTGATAGAATTAAGAATTTATTTTATGAAAACTTGAGTTGCaaatttacaaattttaatagaaaagaaataaataaaaattttgtagaTAACACAGTGAAATTAAATATAACAAGTACGAAAATTTGA
This region of Arachis hypogaea cultivar Tifrunner chromosome 8, arahy.Tifrunner.gnm2.J5K5, whole genome shotgun sequence genomic DNA includes:
- the LOC112706494 gene encoding uncharacterized protein isoform X10, which gives rise to MDQHHSHYVHHHHHSHHDHNNDDNNTNHTRYAPPPPHHNHSHLPPPPPPPPSLPTPPAPPPQAQPLRYRTIRTPPPPPPYAPNNNHPPSHQNQFPQFNSPNYPNRPFQEEHPISNNHNQPFSQSPRIASRILPGDPFPRRNFPRFDTETRWDPNPGRRIAPDCLLPRNYTPVDLDSELRQHREGVSLPPSAYPAEKIRYDPDRSRWRLEYEYEGNPRKDEEFGCGSGNDANYHNYHRRGVGDLPPRHDLPNGGFGRAPPAMSREINIDLKPGGYVRGYSVEFEDKIPRVGRRDGHGEGKRWLNERRGPKELPDSRFELGTGEIGFAKNVDDDFRVGTREEYGWESGRYSGRGNNREFGHELWRPSLKKQVQKKSALLRIQNAKPSYRNREIEQLRNAGYSAESNTNDFRGKEQCGHVGHGMKQEEREGSPVELDISFESNSLVAKAIVTASTSTVVTDTNMNSVSDADLTPSEKRKKVSVSDSDCSGLEAAKVSRDVVTLNSSSCKVNDCSGSVNDLSLQNNVVNPCSQPCTRETDSVKNEVAGGSTKIHSGKSSPRVVKKKKVVKRVVKKVVGNPKSTMSNSRSVNKVHGCVQPDRVIPSSSSVSVPNKVEPCLEQKNITVDKMSMPGHSSYNLSKDRNQLLEDRNGDLTLLSLGPHSRSRECETDEDSDTQKGAARFESGLNIPNSQSCASTGEAKKIDSECLDANNSVHDLRRMPDTNMVPELLNGSTSKINDVGCDIKQLCQNQESQSCENYSNVRCPQNGFVIDVVDDSVLSSADNIGKSDHTNTYNSASSVYGLISGDLKGSKEKLTVTECGLTGESGFGLMVPTIITKYAILEENPDVINPASSSAMSAPSNSGKIKIHSGTDCIQNAIAVTQGSYSGLVNLEDGTAGQCSDITNDAVKDVSPSYAAISSENCGKEEPFSSSNLSVGFGEGDINNMKKRKARTHSKFLHSKMEGISPKPVNSVSHANDWDTASSVKVKDACCSEVLDQSVQSLGSNLESCLNGIITLHGKKELSEAELCVRDNEIDDANYLSLLSKGIKVTTTSELSDAVVVSKSCADFPVSFSDKQAPEKEVALSSMDVLFSAQSLSCSEDSRKLSDNFVGGSCDARYANNETMSSDHFELKNSDFASYSLREDLDIQFPLLDGECKENGTQMQTDILASGYNKGDMKDSLIHQQSIVSHPSDGDLEEDAPEAPSDVCSQGISEAPERGNLNCTSIQDENNCGDISAVEHGSDLPTCTSPIQHTNKIMKSANATGHSNPVERNLMRQSSQVNSKVSNNGPVSYFSENGSKNTLGGAMPKTQKGRSFIISKSNSKTSASSTHLSNPRTWRRSGNNSQGSLPGNKLSPGKFLPKRQILDRKGNFQNTSYIRKGNSLVRQPTTVSFTQISSVNKSPLSLDELSKSTRSGSRIDVSDQLTLKTGVAEVPQQSQRKPSLSIGTLSEENISSPLVEPPSSGCYENASDPRKLIDINDTPNSSKDDSNQYETPDNQSSPLSKLENQVEANDGHISSFSTKRIVYTKPKTNQLVATSNSRDEKSQTAFSEGYYKRCKNQLVRNMNQTVAVPKATLDSDGQGSCKVLCNRKLSKRQLHKVAGRSFKSLRASLVWTLCGKKSPKNGHNSWHSQRVLPQLFPWKRPTYLRSVIHNSASCSNSTFLSAVRKMDTVYTRSTRGFSLWKSKVLSVGGSSLKWSKSIEKNSKQANEEATLAVAAVERKKREQKERIFRIGSVRYKMDPSRRTLQRISDDESLSSATADSGLVVKRAYIPRRLVIGNDEYVRIGNGNQLIRDPKKRTRKLANEKVRWSLHTARQRLARKQKYCQFFTRFGKCNKEGGKCPYVHDPSKIAVCTKFLNGLCSTPSCKLTHKVIPERMPDCSYFLQGLCTNRNCPYRHVNVNPKASVCEGFLKGYCADGNECRKKHSCICPTFQATGTCTKGTRCKLHHPEKQKGKKRKRSGDQSNSNSRGRYFASVPINVSEAGIVVIPGQRDLSDDLEGELTDYISLQDDYTKTVGQSLALTLCDSDSLSLQLEDYEVNIKPTLLMKTKGTPRSSWSSVLQS